AGTGCTGCACAACGTGCTTGAGGAATAGCAAAAGTGAACAATCAGCAAATTCATACTCAGCACTCTTTCTGCATAGATAAAAGAAATAACAAAGACACCTGATAAATGGTGATAGAACCATACTGATCAAGTGTTACCACTGAAATATACGAATTGAACCCTTTTTTTCCTGATTAGAGGTCACAACAAGCACCAACTGTAATGAAGGAAGTAATCATCAAATAGAGCACAATGACTGATGTTCGCAATAAAATAATATGCCCTGAAGAATTTTTGTCATTTGCAAAATTAAACAGACAGTTGCAGCATTGAATCCATCAGATTTTACATTAGAATATCAGGATCATCAAAGAAAAATCTATTCTGAAATCCATCTCCTAATTTAGTATACCCCCAAAAGATGATGACTATAAATACTTACATTCTTTTGTGCTACAAATTTTGCGGTTGAGTGATGTTGGTGAAACTCTTTGCTATCCTTTTACGCAATCCACCTGGATTGTCAAATCTTCAATCCCAGCTTCATGCAATAGTTTTGATGCACTTCTCAGAGCAGAAGCCTTGTCAGTTTCCGCCAACACATGAAGATGAAGAGTGCCAACAATGTCCGTATTTGTGAAGTTCCAGACGTGCATGTTTTGGATGCCGCAGACACCCCGAATCCTCATAATGTCATCTACAGCTACTTTCAGATCCCGTTCATGAGCTCTAGGAACTCTTTGTAGCAATATTTCAGCAGAGTTCCTCAGTAATGGAATTACAGAAGATACAATCAGTACTGAAATAAATATAGAGCATGCTGGATCTGCTACAAGCCATCCCTTGTATTTAATAAGAAGTGTTGAAATTACCACCCCGACACTTCCCATCGTGTCAGCTAGAACATGCAAGAAGATCCCTTCCATGTTATGATCAATGTGATGATGATGCTTTTGCATATCACTAGATGATTTTCCTTTTACTGATGATTCCTCTGTATAAGAGTCACAATGAGCGTGGTCCAAGTTCTGAGACAAGTCCAGAGgctctttcttcctgctgctttCTTTCTCAACATGAAAGTCATTGTGGGCATGACCTTCAGAACAAGGATTCTGAGAACTTCTTGAAGAGTCATCAAGCCTTTGATGAAAATGAACTTCAGCATGATGGAGTTGATTGTCGTGATTATGCTCACGACTATGGGAATTCTGGCCATGTTCATGACCGTGACAGGGACCGCTATCATTCCCACAGTCATCACTGTGACTATGAGGAAGACCATCATGATTGCAACCATGATGTTCACGGCCATCATGAGAATGTCCGACCAATGACTCACAAGGAACCCCAACATACTGGTGATGCCCAGACTTCACATCTCCTTCGTGTACGTgttgatggtggtggtggtggtgatgatGGGAGTGGGAATGGGAGTGTGAATGAGAACATGTGCCGCCGCCACCATGTGCATGATGATGCTCCTCATGGAAGAAAACCAGACCCACCATGTTCACCACAAGTCCCCCAATTGAAACAGCCAACAAGCTATTTGTCGAAATCTCCTGAGGATCAAGAATCCTCTCAAACGACTCCAGAACGATAAGCGCACCAACAAGAACCAAGAACACAGCATTAACATATCCCGAAAGCACCTCAAACCTACCTCTACCATAATTAAACTGACTGTTTGCAGGCAACCTTGAAATATACGAAGCATATAACCCAATTGCCAGGGCAGCACAATCAAACAGCATATGACAAGCATCTGATATCAAACCAAGGCTATTACTCATAAACCCAGCTACAAATTCCACCACCATGTAGGCCGTGTTAATAAGGAGGAAAAGAGCAATCTTGCGAGACTTTCTTTCACTCAGAATGTGCCGAATCGGTTTCATGATCATGGAATATAAAGACTCCGGATAATCAGCACTCCCTAGCTCCACATAATTCAAAGAAGAGGAACCCAATTCCTTTACTGAAATCCACAACAATAAGCCACAGAAAAGAAAACCGGGCAGAGAGAGCTTGGGGAAGTAGAAAAGCTCTAAGACAAGAGTACAAAAGAAGGTTACCACGAAATCCCGGCGGAAATTTGCACCGAACGTTGCCTTCTCATCGCCATAGTTCTCAGCCAGAATCACACCAAAAACCACTGTATTTATCAGCGGCCATCCCACACTCATCACCGATACCGCACCATCCTCGCCCTCAGCCAGCAGAAAGCTAGCCAATGCCGGAAGAAATAGGATGGCAGTGGTGAGGGCGAGAGTGAAGAGCCGAACCCGTCTCCGGCCCAATTGCCTCAGCGAAATCCAGTTGGCGGCGGATCGCTCGTGGTACGCAAGGAAGCCCGCAACGAAAGGGAGCAGCATGGGAGCGAGCCGGGCGCATCCCTCAGTGGGAGGAGGGAAGGAGGACAGAGGAAAGCAGCCGGCGCGATCCCAGCTGAAGGAGAGGAGGGAGATGGCGACGAGTAGGGCCGCAAGGCCGCGGATCCGGTTGCCGCGGCGGGCAGAGCGGGGGCCGGCGAAGGCGCGGGGGCCGTCGGAGAGGGATTTGGCGGCGAGGGCACCAGCGATGTCGGCAAGGATGGAGGCGCCGGCGCCGCAATAGCGGAGGGCATGGAAACGGAGGAGGAAGACGAGGGTGAGAAGGGCAGACTTGGCGGCTAGGGGACGGAGGAGGGAGGGGGAGGAGAGGGGCAGGGTTATGGCTTTAAAGGAGAGGAGACGAGGGATGTTGGGGTCGGTGGAAGGCGATGAAGGAAAGAGGGCGAGGGAAAGGAGGGAGAGGGCGAAGGAGAGGAGGGAGACGAGGAAGGAGAaggggaagagggagaaggagaagggggtGGAGCGGATGAAGGGGAGCAGAGAGTAGAGGGAACGGAGAGAAAAGAGGGCAAGGAGGAGGGAGGTGgcggaggaggaggtggtggatGACGAGGAGTGGCGGCGCTTGGAGGGGGTGGAGGCGGAGGGGGTGGATATGGAGGAGGGGGTGGCGGGGGCGCCGGGGAAGGGAGGGTAGATGCGGGGGATGGGGATGGGAGGAGGAGGGGCGATGGAGAGGCGGAGGTGGCGATGGGGGTGGTGCTGGTGGTTGTGGCCGCTCATGGCGGCGGAGGGAGCGAGATCCGGCGGCGGTTGGGGCTGGTGGGTTTTAGAGGGAGCCTAAGCTAGACCAGCGGCTAAAGGCGAGTACCGTTCCAGGGCACGAGCCATCCCTGTTGTCATGTTTTAGTCATGATTTAAACAACCTGATGgagttaataaaaaaaaaaaaaaaacaacccgATGGAGCGTTGGAGGTGCTGTCAAAATTTTGTGAAAGAATTACACATTTAATTAAGGTATAACGTAAGTCCgatagaatattttatttttgcataACAATAATACATTTTTTGCTGATTGAATGACACAGAGATTAGGTTATTTGAATTACTTTAATTTGATGAACGAGAAAATCAAAAACAAAAATCATTACAGAATgctgaattaaaaataaaattaataagtaatttaaaataaatttggtaTATTGGAAATGAAGAGAGATGATTGGGTTTGAGAGACGAGAAAATTATGAAGGAAAGAGACAAGGGATAGAAAGAGAATGGTGGAAATAACAAATTATAGGTGATTTTtttgtaatatatttttttttatagtaaaaaactcttcatatatatataaaaaaatggaCTGTCTAATCAACTTTCATCTGCATGTATAATTTTGTAGTTGGAGGTGTGCATACTAAGATATATCTAACATCTGCATAATATATGTAGGAGTTGTCTATCAATTTTCATCTTTATTATGAATTATATTGGACATTTTTTaagcatcaaaaataatttcagtgTATATAATGCCAATTTATAATAGAGAGCAATAGGATATCAATGCTTGGGTTGCATTTAACTTATCTTATATTGTTTATTTTGTGAAACATTGACATGTGAAGAAATCCAAAGCTATGCCAAATGCTAATATCGCACACTCTTTTCACTAACCATATAGTGCAAATGAAAAATATACATTAAGTATAGCTAGATTTGTGATGTTTTATATATTTAGTTGGGGTAAACTTTGCACTACGTACTGTTTATTATGGTCAAAACTAAGATGGATAAAGCAAGTAAACATGATTATTGAGGAGAGAAATAGGGTCAATGT
Above is a genomic segment from Elaeis guineensis isolate ETL-2024a chromosome 1, EG11, whole genome shotgun sequence containing:
- the LOC105039137 gene encoding uncharacterized protein: MSGHNHQHHPHRHLRLSIAPPPPIPIPRIYPPFPGAPATPSSISTPSASTPSKRRHSSSSTTSSSATSLLLALFSLRSLYSLLPFIRSTPFSFSLFPFSFLVSLLSFALSLLSLALFPSSPSTDPNIPRLLSFKAITLPLSSPSLLRPLAAKSALLTLVFLLRFHALRYCGAGASILADIAGALAAKSLSDGPRAFAGPRSARRGNRIRGLAALLVAISLLSFSWDRAGCFPLSSFPPPTEGCARLAPMLLPFVAGFLAYHERSAANWISLRQLGRRRVRLFTLALTTAILFLPALASFLLAEGEDGAVSVMSVGWPLINTVVFGVILAENYGDEKATFGANFRRDFVVTFFCTLVLELFYFPKLSLPGFLFCGLLLWISVKELGSSSLNYVELGSADYPESLYSMIMKPIRHILSERKSRKIALFLLINTAYMVVEFVAGFMSNSLGLISDACHMLFDCAALAIGLYASYISRLPANSQFNYGRGRFEVLSGYVNAVFLVLVGALIVLESFERILDPQEISTNSLLAVSIGGLVVNMVGLVFFHEEHHHAHGGGGTCSHSHSHSHSHHHHHHHHQHVHEGDVKSGHHQYVGVPCESLVGHSHDGREHHGCNHDGLPHSHSDDCGNDSGPCHGHEHGQNSHSREHNHDNQLHHAEVHFHQRLDDSSRSSQNPCSEGHAHNDFHVEKESSRKKEPLDLSQNLDHAHCDSYTEESSVKGKSSSDMQKHHHHIDHNMEGIFLHVLADTMGSVGVVISTLLIKYKGWLVADPACSIFISVLIVSSVIPLLRNSAEILLQRVPRAHERDLKVAVDDIMRIRGVCGIQNMHVWNFTNTDIVGTLHLHVLAETDKASALRSASKLLHEAGIEDLTIQVDCVKG